The stretch of DNA GGCGATCATGCAGTTGTGGGGCGCCTCTCCGGTGCCCGTCGCGGCGAAGATGACCTGGTCTTCCGGCCCCATGTGTTCCAGGGTGTAATGGCCCGTCACCTTGGGCCCCATCCAGAGCCGGTCGCCTTCCTTCAGCATCCACAGCCTGGGCGTGAGGGAAGGATCCTGGCCCTCTTCGCCGTCACGGGCCACGAGCGTAATGTAGAACTCGTAGTAATCCATGTCCCCCGGTTCCAGCAATTGGGCGGGATCGTCCTCGTACATGGGAAAGGACATGGAGTAGGCGCGGCGGACGAGCTTCGTCTTGAGGTTCTCGTTTACATCCTCGTTATGGGCCGGATCGTTGGTGGGCTCCCAGTCGCCCAGGCCGAGGGTCGTGTACTGCCCGGGCTTGTACGGCGGGAGTTCGTCGTCCGGTTTCACCCGGATGATCCACAGTTCGGGGTTCAGCTCATGGATTTCGGTAAGTGTGGCGTTATAATGTTGCTCCCTTAAGGCCCTGATCTCTTCTGACGTATGCATGTATACCTGCCGTGTCTCCGTGTATGGGCCATGGTGAATCAACGGGGGATATGCCGACCGCCAGGCCGCGGTTTATGGAGTATCCTGGAAATCGGCGCCTAAAAATCGGCGCCGATCGTAAAGAAGAACTGGGTATCGTTCAGCGCGTTCCTCAGACGGTAGGAACGCGTACCCGGGAACTCGGATTCCAGTCCCCGGGGCACGTTGGGGAGGGCTTCGTTGTTGTACCACGACGGCCGCCTTCCCAGGTCGAATTGGCGGGCGACATCGAACTTCAGGATCAGGAAGCCGACGCGCGCCCGGGCACCGATTCCATAGGCCACGGCGATTGGGCCTCCCGCCAGCTCTTCCATCGTACCGGGTCCCAGTCCATTGCTCCGGACGAGCCTGCCGTCGACGAATTCACCCACGTTTGGGTAGCCCGCGTACTGGTTGGCCTGCACGGCGCTGGTGTTCTGGTCCCACGCGCTTCCCGCGTCCACGAACAGCGAACCCCGGATCTGCTGGAAGGCGAGCGGAAGCGGCCAGCCCATGGCCAGCACTTCGATCAGTGGAAACCGGAATTCCGCGTTGACCATCGCGACCTTGCTCCCCCAGACGGACCAGTAGTTGGCGCCACGAAAGTCATAGGGGCCTCCGAAGGGATAGAGTTCCTGGTCGCGCCCCTCGCTGGCCAGCCCGAACAGGCGGAAGGCGAAAGCGTAGCGTTGCAACACGTTGAAGTACGTACGGTAGTCGATGAAGGCGCGTGTAAACTCCAATTCACCGAAGGTCGGCGTCACTTCCACGCGGCCCCGGGCACCGGCGATCGGACCGGTGACGCCATAGAGGGTGTGATCGGTGACCAAGGCGACGTTGGGTTGAATGAAATTCACACTGCCGAGGTTCCCGCGCCGGGTTCGGCGAATACCGAAGTAATTGAAGCTCACATCTACCAGTTCACGTGTCCTGTGCACCCCCTGGACGCCCAGTTCTATGCGGCTGAACTGGCTGAAAGGCCGGCTTACGAAGAGATGAACGCCGCGGTTGATCTGGGTCGTCACCTGGGTAAGGATGGGGCTCTGGTAGTTGTAAAACAGGTCGTAACTGTACTGAAACGCCGCAACGCTCCAATTGACGCGCCGGGTCAGGTTGGTATACTGGAGCAGCAAGTTCGCATCGGTCAGGGATCCGAAAACGTTGGCGCCGACAAGAATCTTGTGATTGTTCAGGATATCGCTGAAGGACAGGAGAGAACTGCCCACCAGACCGACGTTCGTGGCGTAACCGGCATTCCCGCCGATATAATCGAGGCCGAAACGGGGGGAGTACTTCTTCTTCTTGAACGTGCCGTCGATCCAGGCGGTCGTATCCGGCAGTTCGCCCCCCGGTCCGATACCGCGCGTGACGGGTCCGAAAGGAAATTCCGGTTCCTGAAGGAGTTCGGTACTTCTCGTTTCCTCGGGCATCTCGTCCGGTGCCGTCGCTTCCGGGACGGACGTCGTATCGGGAGGCGCCGTAAGTACGGTCCGGACGGTGGATACTTTCTCCCGCTCCGGTTCTGAAGTCGATTGCCCGGTCCGCCCGGTCCGCCCGGTCCGCCCGGTCCCGGGCGCCGCGTCCGCCGAAGGGGACAGGGTATCGGCGGCCGCCACGGCGGTGTCCGGCGAAGACCCGTCGCCAGCCCCAGCCGCAGGGTTTTCTTCGGAAGGTTCGGTTCTCAGGGGCGGGGCGAGTTGCTGCGCCACCGGTGACGCTCCGGGCGTCGCGGCCCGTGCGTGATCATAGGGCTCCTTCATCAACGACACCGGGTCGGTGATGGCGAACAGGTCGAATCCGCCCCAGGACAGGGAGGAAAAGACCAGGCGGTCCGCCTTCTGCGCCCAGGTGATGGCGGGACCGGCGGCCGTAACGTTGGTCACACCGGTCAGGATATTGGTAATCTGGTAGGTCTCCCTGGACTTCATGTCCCAGATGAAGATGTTGGAAATGCCGGTGCGGTCCGATATGAAGGCGATCTTCTCGCCATCGGCCGACCACTGCGGCGAAATGCTCTTGCCGATCTGATCGGGGATCTTTTCGACCTCTCCCGTGGCCAGGTCGTACAGCGCCAGTTGCTGATAGCCGAAAGTAAGCGTTCGGAAATTCGTTACTTCGCCCCGGTCCGTGGAAAAGGCGATCTTCTTGCCGTCCGGCGACCACACGGGATCCCGGTCGGTGTACCGGTCCCGGGTCAGCGCCTTCAGATTGCTCCCCGTGGCGTCCACCACGTACAGGTCCGACTGTCCGCCCTGGAGACCGACGAAGACCAGCTTCTTCCCGTCGGGCGACCAGCTCGGCGACGTGGCCCCGTCCAGGTCGACTTTGATACGCCTGACCACCTTTCGCCTCTTGACGTCCATGACATACAGGGCGTCCCGCGCCCCCACTTTGGCCGGAAAGGCGATGTACTGCTCATCGGGCGACCACGAAATGGACGTGGAAAAAAACCGGAGGGACTCGAAATCGGCGGAGCGTTCGCCTTCGACGAGCTTGGAAATGACTTCGCCGTTAATGGCGGAGGCCAGGTAGATGTCGTTGTAAAGACTCTTGTTGGAGATGAATACCAGCTTGTCGCCCCGCGGCGAAATCGCCGGAGCGAGGTGCAGACCCGCCCGGGATTCCCGGACGTCGGTCAGCTGGCGGGCAAAGGCCTGCGGCTTGTCGTAATCCTTGATCTGCGGAAGGTAGGTCTTGCGCACATGCTCGTTCCATTCGTCGGACAGCTTCTCGATATCCTTGCCTATGGAGGAACGAAAGGCCTCGTTTACGTTCCGCATGCGGCCCGTCTTGCGGAGGATCTCACCGATCTTGCGGTCACCGTACCGGTCGCCGATGTAGGCGAAAAGGGCCTGGCCGAACCGGTATACGCCGAAGCTGTAGTCCATGGACGGTATGGTCGGGGGGAGGTAGCCCTGCAGCGCGGCGTCCCGAAGCCACATATGGGTATACGCGTCGATCCCGCCCAGGGACAGGTATTCCGCCATGCCTTCCATGAACCAGAGCGGTGCGACGAAGGCCATGGGGTTCAGGATGGACACCCCCGGACCAGCGCCGTAGAGCACGTCTCCCTGGAAGGCGTGAACGAGCTCGTGGGTGAGCACGTGTTCCAGTTCCGCGTACGAACCGGTAAAGGGAAGCAATATCCGGTTCTTGTTGAACTCCGTCACGCCGCCGGTGCCTTCGCTTATGAATCCGGGCAGGACGTTGGTCTGCTGGAAGTCGGTGTGGGAGGCGTAGAAGATGATGGGGACCTTGTCGCTGAACCGGTGCTGGAGTATGCGGCTCAGACGGTTGTACGACCGCTCGGCCATCCTGGCGGCATCGTAGGCGGCTTCTTCTTCCCCCTGGTAGTAGTAGATCTCGAAGTGGGGCGTCGATATGATCTCCCACTTGAAGTCGCGGTACTGGACCTTGTTCCGACCGAAGTAGTCTCCCTGCGCGAGTGCTACCGTCGGCGTGGCCAGCAGGCACAAGACCGCCAGCATACATCTGAACCGATGTGGCATCCGGAGTCTCCTTGAAGATAGACCCATCTTACCGATCGGCTTTCCCCGTGTCAAGCCAATATGGGCCATTCGCGTACCCGTGCCGCGGACTGCCTGGTGGACATCCGGGCCACGTCTATACTTGATTGCACGAAAAACCGCCGACTTGGTTTCGATTTAATGAAGATCGCGATCTATGACCCGGGAGACTGGAAGGCGGGTTCCCGTTAGACTCTCGAAGGCGGGTTCCTATTCCCGGAAACCGGGTAAATGAAGACGGCGGACCCGGAGCAGGCCCGCCGTCATATCCGACCGCCAATGCGCGACGCAGTTTGGAAAAACTTCCGGGCGGGTTCCGTCAGAACCGTACGGCCACGCCCGCGGAAAGCAGACGACCGATTTCCGGGGCGCCGACGAAGGCGCGGTACTTCGTGTTCAGCAGGTTGCCGGCCTCCACGCTGAAGGTGATCGCGGAGAACTCGTAGGCGGCGTTGGCGTCCACCACGGCGTAGGAATCCACTGGGCCCGCGTATACGCCGTCCAGCATCGGGAAGGAGCCGCGGTAGCTGACCTTGCCGCCCAGGGTCAAAGGCATCGACGAGGGGCGGAACGTCACGCCTCCACTGAACTTGTGCTTCGGGGAATTCAAAGGGACGTCGCCGAGGTTCTCCACGTTCTCGAACAGGTTCCGGTGTATATACGAGTAGCTGCCCGTGATATGCCACGAACGGGTGGGGAACCAGGAGAACCCCAGGTCGGCGCCGTAGACCGTGACGTCGCCGAAATTCCGGTAGGTCAGGGCCACCGCCGTGGGGTCGGAGGCCCGCTCGGGCGTTATGGTGCCGAAGGGAATCATCGCGGTGCCTTCCGCGATCTGGGCAATGTACCGGTCGACCTCGTCCCTGTAGTCGCCGTTCCCGTTGCCGCCGAAAGCGGCCGTATCGAGAAACCTGATCAGGGTGGCCAACTGTACGTTCGCGGGGTCCGCCAGATAGTCGGCGATGCCCTGGCTCAAGGCGCTCCGGAGGGAAGCTTCGTCGATAAACACCGAGGGCGTGAAGATCCAGAGCGGCAGGGTGTAGTCGTTCATCTGCGTTCGGTAGAAATCGGCCGCGAGGACCAGCTTGTTCCGGACGATGCCCTTGTATCCGAACTCGAGCGTCTGCGTGATGGTCGGCCGTATCTTGTCGATGTCCTGGACCGCCGAGACGTCGTACGGATCGAAATCCTGTGTTTCCGGGTTGAGCAGCCTCAGGGAGTTTGTCAGACCGTGGAGATTCTCGGGTATGACGCCGGTGAACTGGGCTGCCAGTTCGGGGGTTACCAGGCCGCCGCTGTCGTTACCCAGTTGCGTGATCAACTCCTCTACCACGAGTTCCCTGGCCGCACTCCAAAGCATGTCGTTGGCCGCCGGATCATCGAGACGGAGGTAGGTATCCCTGGAGAGCCCCGCCACGGTGGCGAAGGGCGACCGGTACATGGGCCGGCCGGTCTCGTCGCGTCGGAAGGTAAAGGGATTGCGCGCGCCGTACGACCGGATATCGATGGTGTTGTCCGGTCCCAGGCCCAATCCACCGAAAAGTCCGCCGAAACCGAACGCGTCGGTAACCGCCCTGATATCCAGCGACAAGGTGGTTACCGTGGGTGTGTTGAACGCCCTGTTGTAGGTGACCCTGAACGTGTTTTCCGGACTGGGCTTCATGACGACCGCCGCACGCGGCGAGAATACCGGGTTGTCCAGCCTGCTGTGCCGGTCCAGGCGGCCGGCGAGCATCAGGCTCACCTGGTCGGTGAACCGGGTCTCGCTCTGGAGGTAGACCCCGTATTCGTCGGTGTCGTCATCGTCTTCGTACGCACCGTGAATAGTTCCTTCCGTACGCGGACGGGTCAGCAGCAGGTCCACGCCGTAAACGAACTGCTGACGCCGGCCGATGTCCGAGGTGTTCTGCAACTGCATCACGGTCAGCGACGACTTGTCCACCACGTCGTCGCCGGTGCGGAGCAACTGGGTAGCCCCCGCGTCGCTCTTGTTGTAGAAAAACTGGCCGAACCAGCCCTTGTACAACATCCGGCCCTGGAGGTAACCATACACCCAGTCCCTGCCCTGTGCCGACCCCTGGCCCGTCATCTGGATGCTGGAACTCTTGGAATACCCCGCCGAACCGATGAACGTCAGCTCCTCCGATGGACGGACGTCGACCCTGATCTCTCCGTACTGGCCCCCGACGTCGAGATTGCGCGGCACGACCTCGGCGGGATCGTGGTGTTCCCAGTCCCGCGCCTTCAGATACTTGCCCGAAATCTTGAGTCCGATCATGTCGTTGACGCTGCTGGCATGGCGGAAGGACGCCTTCCGCAGATTCCGTTCGCCCCCGGAGAGGGACACGAAGTTGCCTTCCGATCCGAAAGGGGACCGGGAAATGATGTGCATCACGCCGTTGGAGCTGTTGGGACCGTAGAGCGCCGAACCGGGACCGCGGACGATCTCTATCCGTTCGATGTCCTCGCTGGTGATGGGAATGATGTGGAAGGAATTGATCCGCAGCGACGGAATCCGCGCGAGCCTGTTGTCCACCATCGTGAGCAGGAGGCCCGACAGCACTTTGTTGAAGCCGCGGATCACCGTGCTGGCCTGTACGATGCCCGTCTTCGCGTGGTCCACGCCGCTGAGAGTCTTGATGTGTTCGTCGACGGACAGCGCCTGGGAATCCCGGATATCCTTCATCTCGACCACTTCGACGGATGCCGGGGCGTCCAGCGCTTTTTCCTGCTTGCGGGAAGCGGATACCACGACCTGCTGGCCCACGAGCGCCGAGGCGGCAAGGCTGAAATCCCTTACCGTACGCTCGCCGGCCCTGATGGCGACACGGGCGGCGGTTACCGTCTCGTAACCCAGAAAGGAAACGGTGACTTCGTATTCGCCGGCGGGAAGGCCATCTACCTGGTACATCCCCCGGTCATCGCTCGTCGTGCCCCGCAACGCTGCGATCGCGGGGCCTTTGACCACGATGTTGGCTCCGAAGAGACCTTCCCCTGCCTCCGATACCACCTTTCCGGTGAGACTGCCCGGATTCTGTGCCGATGCCGGGAGTACGCAGAGCAACAGGGAAAGAAAAACGGCAACCCGTCGCATTCAGGTCTCCTTCCCGCGGGAATCACCTGCGGGTGTGCCGGTTCGCGTGGCTTCGTTTATGATTGGGAACGCGACTTCAAATCCGTTCCGGAGCGCTTGATCGGTCTTTCGCCAGATTGATATAAGTATATGCGAAAACACGACTTTGTCAAGCTGTTTGTCTCCCTCCAGTCCGTCAGAAACGCACCGCGAGGCCCGCCATGACCAGGCGTCCGATCATCGGCGCCCCGACGAACGCCTGGTACTCCTTGTTGAGCAGATTGCTGGCCTCCACGCTGAACGTGACCTTCGCGAATTCATAGGCAGCGCTCACGTCCACGACGGTATGGGATTCCACGTCGCCGACGTAGACGCCGTCGGCCATTTCAAAAGCACCGCGGTAGCGCATGCGGGCGCCGAGGTTGAGCGGCAGGCCAGACGGCTTCAGGCCGATCGCCAGGGACAGCTTGTGCTTTGGCGCGTTCAGGGGAATGTCGTCGATGCCGTCCACGTTCTCGAACAGGTTCTCGCTGATGAAGGAATAGCTACCCGACAGGTTCCAGGTATCGCTGGGATAATAGGAAAACCCGATGTCCGTGCCGTAGTACGAAACTTCGCCGAAGTTGCGGTAGGTCAGCATCACGGCATTGGGGTCGGAGGCCTCCTCCGGGGTCACCGTGCCGTAGGGAATCGCGGCCGCCGTGCTCACGAATATTCCCGTCAGTTCGTCCACCGGCGAGCCATTTCCGTTGCCTCCCACACCCGCGGCCGGATCGTCGATCGCCGCGAGCGCCCCGGCCAGTTGCGCGTTCTCCGGAAGCGCCAGTTGCTGCGCGATGCCGGCTCCAAGGGCCGTGGCCAAGGGACCGGGATCCAGGAACACGTTGGGGGTCACGATGTGTATGGAACTGATGAAATCGTGAATCTTGTTCCGGTAGAAGTCCGCGGTCAGCACCAGCTTGTTGCCGACGACGCCTTTGTAACCCACCTCAAACGTCTCGGTAATGGACGGTCTCATCGGGTCGACGTCCCTGACCACCGCCGGATCGACCGGAATGAAAGGCTCATCTTCCGGTCCCGCTCCCGTGTCCAGTACACCCAGTGAGTTCGTGAGCCCCGGCAGCGCGGACGGGATGACGCCCGGGAAAGCGGCGGCCAGTTGCGCCGCCTGCTGGGCCGCCAGCGGCGCGGCATTCTGAGCCGGAATCCCGAGCGAAATCAAATACTGCGTGATGAGGGGGACCGCCAGCTCTTGGAGCTGCGGCGTAAGCTGCGCCAGCACGGCTCCGCGGGCCACGCCCCAGAGGAGATTGGTGCTGGCCGGATCGTTCATGGGGAGATATGCGTCCACGGGCAGGCCCGCCACGGGGGCGAAGGGCGACCGGTACATGGGCAGGCCGTTGTCTCCGCGCCGGAACGTGAACTGCGAGTTGACGCCCTGCGTGCGCAGGTCGATGGTGCGGTCCGGACCCAGGCCCAGGGCGCCGAAGTTCATTCCCAGGTCGAACGGATCTGAGCTTGCGATCAGGTCGAGAAAGTAGTGCACGGAACTCGGCGTGCCGAACGCCCGGTTGTACGTCAGCCTGAGCGTACTCTCCGGCGAAGGCTTGATAACCAGGGCCGCCCGGGGCGAGAATACCGGGTCCTCGATCTTGCTGTGCTCGTCCAGCCGGCCGGCCAGCATCAGGCTGACCTGGTCGTTCAGATTCGTTTCGCTTTGAATGTAGAGTCCGTATTCGTCCAGATTGTCCCGGTCTTCGAATTGACCGTGGGTCGTATTCCCGGTGTTGGGCCGGGTCAGCAATACGTCCGCGCCATAGGTGAACTGCTGCCGGTCACCCAGCCCGAAGTTGTGCTGAAGCTGCATGACGGTCAGCCTCGAGGTATCCACGATCGGCTGGGTGGTCCGGAGGAGCTTGGTATCGCCCGCGTCGTTCATGTTGAGAAAGATCTGCGCGAACCATCCCTTGTACTGCGAGCGGGCCTGAAAGAACCGGGTAGACCAGTCGACGGCCTGGGCCGCGCCCTGCCCGGTCATCTGGATGGCCTTGATCCGGGAATACCCCGCCGATCCGATGATGGACAGGTCGTCGGTCGGACGCAGGTCGATCCGGACTTCTCCGAGCAGGCGTTCGTTGTCGTTATCCCGCGGGATGACCTCCGCCGGGTCTTCGTATTCCCATTCCCGGGCCTTCGAGTACTCGCCCGAAACCTTGAACCCTATTTTGCCGTCGACGCTGCTGGCGTGCCGGAAGGTCGCCTTGCGCAGACTGCGTTCGCCGCCGTACAGGGAAAACGCGTTGCCCTCCGAACCGATGGGCGACCGGGTCACGATGTGCATGACCCCATTGGCGCTGTTGGGACCGTAAAGGGCGGAGCCCGGCCCGCGGACGACCTCGATGCGCTGGATATCCTCGCTTGTGAGGGGAATGGCACTGCCCATGTTGAGTCGGAGCGAGGCGATGCGCGCGATCCGATTGTCCACCATCTGCAGGAGGGAACCGGTGAACGTGCGGTTGAAGCCCCGGATTACGGTGGAGCTCTGGGAAACGCCGACCTTGGCCTGGTCCACGCCGCTCAGGTCCTTGATGTAATCGGTTACCGACAGGGAAGGCCGGTTCATGATCTCGTCCAGCTCCACAACGGACACAGAAGCCGGTGCGTCGAGCAGCTTCTCCTGTTTGCGCGACGCGGAAACCACGACCTCCTGGCCGATCAGCGTCGTGGCGGCCAGGTCGATGTCGAGCCTCGTGGTCTCGGCGCTGCGGATCCCAACGCCAGCCGTGGTGACCGATTCGTAGCCGAGAAAGGACACGGTGACCTCGTAGTCGCCCGGCGGCAGGCCGTCGATGCGGTACGTCCCGTCGCCTCCGGCCGTCGTTCCCCGCAATGCTTCGATCGCGGTCCCCCTGACGACGATGTTGGCGCCGGGCAACGCCGTTCCGTCTTCGGCGGCCACACTGCCTGCCAGGCCGCCGGTTTCCTGGGCGGCCGCGGGTCCTATGCTGAACAGTACGAGCAGAATCACGCTTGCGATTCGCATGATGAGAACCTCCTCACGAGATCCGGTTGTGATTGAAGACCATTGGTGCGGGTCTGTGATTTTTGGCCTGTGATTCCTGGCCGTCTATGACAAGAACACGTATCGTGCGATAAAGACAAGGGCCAACACATCGACGAGCGGATGCACTTCGCCTCCCCTGCCGCTCAGTCGCTTGATGATCGGATAGGCGACGAAGCCAACGGCCAGGCCGTCGGCGATGCTGAAAGTCAACGGGATCGCGATGAGCGTCAGGAAGACGGGGACCGCCTCCGAGGCGTCGCTCCATTTGACCTGCGCGGCCGAGGCCATCATCAGCACGCCCGTTACGACCAGGGCGGGCGCGGTGGCGAAAACCGGTATCGATTCCACGAGGGGCGTCAGAAACAGCGCGCCGAGGAACAGGACGGCGACGATCAGGCTGGCGAATCCCGACCGCGCCCCGGACGAGATCCCCGTGGCGCTCTCGATGTAGGTCGTCACGGTCGATGATCCCAGGACGCTGCCGAAAACCGTCCCGCAGGAATCCGCGAGAAGCGCACGGTTGGCCCGGGGCAGCCGGCCCTGGGCGTCCAGGTATCCCGAACGCTCCGAAAGTCCGACCAGCGTGCCCATGGTATCGAACAGGTCCACGAAAAGAAAGGCGAAAACGAGATGCAGCATGGCCGAGTCCAGCATCAAAGGCAGGTTAACGACGGCTTCGCCGAACAGGTTCGCGGGCCAGACGGGAAGGCTGACGACGCCGGCCGGCCACGGCGCCACACCGGCGATCATGGCCAGCAGCGCGACCCCCGCAACGCCCAGCAGGATCGCCCCGCGGACACCCCGCGCAAGCATCACGCCGGTGCCCAGCAATCCGGCGAGTGTCAGTCCCACCGTCCAGGAGCGTACCTCACCCAGGCCGACCAGCGTGGCGGGATTGTCCACGATGATGCCCGCGTTCCCGAGCCCGATAAAGGCGATGAACAGTCCGATGCCCGCGGCCGTCGCACGTTTCAGCGGTTCCGGAACGGCCGTAATGATCGCTTCACGCACCCGCAGCACCGTCATTAAAAGAAACAGGAGTCCCGAGGCCAGCACAACGGCGAGGGCAAGACGCCAGTCCACGCCCATCCCCTGCACGATCGTATACGTAAAAAAGGCGTTGAGGCCCATGCCGGGCGCCAGGGCAAAGGGGTAGTTCGCCAGGAGCGCCATCAGCAACGTGCCGGCCGCCGCGGACGCGCACGTCGCGAAGAGCAGTTCCCCGAACAGCGCCTCGCCCATCGCTTCCGAAAGAACGCCCGGGTTCACGACCACGATGTAGGCCATCGTCATGAACGTGGTCAGGCCGCCGGTCACCTCCGCGCGCCAGTTCGTGTTGAGTTCGTCAAATCTGAAGTAGGACGCGATCCGGTTCATGGGCAGGTCTCACGGTCTCCGAAATCACCTTCGGTTCTTCCGAAATCGTGACATCCGGGTCAGGCGGACGCCCCGTTCGCGTTCGCGTCGCACAGGCGCGCACGTGGATGAACGGAAAGCGACAGGCCGTCCCGTTGTCCCTTCCCGAAACGATAGGCCCCGGCCGCCGCGATCATGGCGCCGTTGTCCGTACACAGGATGGGCGGAGGATAGATCACCCGGATTCCCCGCTCGGCGCCCTTTTCGGTCATCCGCTCGCGCAGGCGGCTGTTGCAGGCCACCCCGCCCGTGATCAATATGGTATCGGCGCCCACGGCCAGGGCGGCGGCGGCGGACTTGTCGACCAGGACGTCCACGACGGCTTCCTGGAAGGCCGCGGCGATATGCGTCTGGTCGCGGTCTATTTCGTCTTCTGATCGTTTCGACAGGTACATGCGCACCGCGTTCTTGAGGCCGCTGAAGCTGAACTCGAACCCCTGCGGGTCCAGGTATGTCCGGGGAAAATCCAGGAACCCGGGATCGCCGTTCCGCGACAGCCGATCGATGACCGGGCCGCCGGGATACCCGATCCTCATCAGCCTGGCGACCTTGTCGAAGGCCTCGCCGGCCGCGTCATCGCGGGTATTGCCCAGAATACGGTACCGGCCCCAGCGCTCGACGTGCACAAGCTGGGTATGGCCGCCGGAAACGACGAGCGCGATGAAAGGCGGGTCAAGACCGGTGTCCGCCAGGCGGCCGGCGAACACGTGGCCTTCGATGTGGTTCACGCCGACCAACGGTTTGTCGAGGGCCAGCGCAATGGATTTGACGGTAGACAGTCCGATCAGCAGGCATCCCGAGAGGCCGGGGCCATAAGTCACGGCCAGAGCGTCCAGGTCGTCCGGATCGCAGGAAGCCTGTTGCAGGGCGGATTCGATGGCGGGCAGCAGCAGGGTCAGGTGCGCCCGGGAGGCCAGTTCGGGTACGACGCCTCCATATTCCTGGTGTATGCCCTGCGAGGAGATAACGTTGGACAGGACGGTCGTCTCATCGCGCACGACGGCGGCCGCGGTTTCGTCACAGGAAGTATCGATACCGAGGATGAGCACGGCACCCCCATCTGCTTACTTGTGAGACTGCGTCATGGGCCTTCCGTAACTGATATCGCCGTTGTCGATGCGAATGTTGAAACCGCATTCCGGATTGGAACACGCCCAGGCCTTGTACTCGATCGTCGCGCCGTCCCGGCCATAGTCGGAGAGCGGAATCAACACGCCCACCTTGCATTTCTGACACAACGGAAAAGTCAGGTCCATCACGAATGCATCTCCCGTCCAGGGGTTGACTCGATGAAACGAAGGCCCATCTACTGCGTTTGGTTTTCAGATTATGATGCAACACCGGCGGCATTGTCAATGATTATACCACGTATCGTGCCGCGCTGGCCACGCGGACCGCGAGAAGACGCGGCGCCGAGGGCAGGGCGTGCCCGGGCGGGATACCCGGGCGGCCTGCGGCCGGGTTACGGCGAAGGGTGTTTATGATCCGGTGTGGATGTCAGTGGATGATCTTCGAGGCGAGTTGAGTAAACAGCGCGGGTACACTGTAACCGGTAACCGGAGCATCCGATTACGGATCGCTTTTTCTCAAACGGAACCTGGTATGGTCGCCGCGGAGTTCGAGCAACGAGCCGCCCCCGTTGATCGTGCCGGTTATGATGCCTTCGTCGCGCCGGAAAACCCGGGTCGAAATCTCGAAATCGGAGTCCAGGTCGCTCTGGTGGCTGACGTCGGAGTAGAGGTCGAGTCCCTGATAGCGAGGCAGGTACAACTCCGTCAGACCCTGGTGCGCGCGTATCCGCGTGTCGCCGCTGAGTCGAATCGCTTCCATGCGCACGTCCGCGTGTCTCGCGTCCAGTTCGACGGCGCCTTCCAGCTCCGTCAGCCGAAGCGTGCCGTGATCCATGTCGAGACGCGTCAGACCCGTCCAGTCCGTGCCCGTTACCGTGCTGTAATGCGCGTGAATGCGAATCGCGCCTTCCACGTGCTGGATCCTCGTATCCGTATGGCGAACCTCCAGGGCCAGATTGATACGGCGCGGCATTCGTATTTCGTAG from Gemmatimonadota bacterium encodes:
- a CDS encoding TonB-dependent receptor, with the translated sequence MRIASVILLVLFSIGPAAAQETGGLAGSVAAEDGTALPGANIVVRGTAIEALRGTTAGGDGTYRIDGLPPGDYEVTVSFLGYESVTTAGVGIRSAETTRLDIDLAATTLIGQEVVVSASRKQEKLLDAPASVSVVELDEIMNRPSLSVTDYIKDLSGVDQAKVGVSQSSTVIRGFNRTFTGSLLQMVDNRIARIASLRLNMGSAIPLTSEDIQRIEVVRGPGSALYGPNSANGVMHIVTRSPIGSEGNAFSLYGGERSLRKATFRHASSVDGKIGFKVSGEYSKAREWEYEDPAEVIPRDNDNERLLGEVRIDLRPTDDLSIIGSAGYSRIKAIQMTGQGAAQAVDWSTRFFQARSQYKGWFAQIFLNMNDAGDTKLLRTTQPIVDTSRLTVMQLQHNFGLGDRQQFTYGADVLLTRPNTGNTTHGQFEDRDNLDEYGLYIQSETNLNDQVSLMLAGRLDEHSKIEDPVFSPRAALVIKPSPESTLRLTYNRAFGTPSSVHYFLDLIASSDPFDLGMNFGALGLGPDRTIDLRTQGVNSQFTFRRGDNGLPMYRSPFAPVAGLPVDAYLPMNDPASTNLLWGVARGAVLAQLTPQLQELAVPLITQYLISLGIPAQNAAPLAAQQAAQLAAAFPGVIPSALPGLTNSLGVLDTGAGPEDEPFIPVDPAVVRDVDPMRPSITETFEVGYKGVVGNKLVLTADFYRNKIHDFISSIHIVTPNVFLDPGPLATALGAGIAQQLALPENAQLAGALAAIDDPAAGVGGNGNGSPVDELTGIFVSTAAAIPYGTVTPEEASDPNAVMLTYRNFGEVSYYGTDIGFSYYPSDTWNLSGSYSFISENLFENVDGIDDIPLNAPKHKLSLAIGLKPSGLPLNLGARMRYRGAFEMADGVYVGDVESHTVVDVSAAYEFAKVTFSVEASNLLNKEYQAFVGAPMIGRLVMAGLAVRF
- a CDS encoding NCS2 family permease, with the protein product MNRIASYFRFDELNTNWRAEVTGGLTTFMTMAYIVVVNPGVLSEAMGEALFGELLFATCASAAAGTLLMALLANYPFALAPGMGLNAFFTYTIVQGMGVDWRLALAVVLASGLLFLLMTVLRVREAIITAVPEPLKRATAAGIGLFIAFIGLGNAGIIVDNPATLVGLGEVRSWTVGLTLAGLLGTGVMLARGVRGAILLGVAGVALLAMIAGVAPWPAGVVSLPVWPANLFGEAVVNLPLMLDSAMLHLVFAFLFVDLFDTMGTLVGLSERSGYLDAQGRLPRANRALLADSCGTVFGSVLGSSTVTTYIESATGISSGARSGFASLIVAVLFLGALFLTPLVESIPVFATAPALVVTGVLMMASAAQVKWSDASEAVPVFLTLIAIPLTFSIADGLAVGFVAYPIIKRLSGRGGEVHPLVDVLALVFIARYVFLS
- the tsaD gene encoding tRNA (adenosine(37)-N6)-threonylcarbamoyltransferase complex transferase subunit TsaD, giving the protein MLILGIDTSCDETAAAVVRDETTVLSNVISSQGIHQEYGGVVPELASRAHLTLLLPAIESALQQASCDPDDLDALAVTYGPGLSGCLLIGLSTVKSIALALDKPLVGVNHIEGHVFAGRLADTGLDPPFIALVVSGGHTQLVHVERWGRYRILGNTRDDAAGEAFDKVARLMRIGYPGGPVIDRLSRNGDPGFLDFPRTYLDPQGFEFSFSGLKNAVRMYLSKRSEDEIDRDQTHIAAAFQEAVVDVLVDKSAAAALAVGADTILITGGVACNSRLRERMTEKGAERGIRVIYPPPILCTDNGAMIAAAGAYRFGKGQRDGLSLSVHPRARLCDANANGASA